In Oscillospiraceae bacterium, the genomic window TGAGCCACACGCTGGAGGACGCCGGCGTGCGTGGACTGCTGGTGCGCGGGCGCAGTACGCTGGCCATCGACACCAGCAAGGTGGAGTGCGATTATTACAACTTCTTGCGGGGAGACCGCTCCACCATCAGCAGCTACCGCGGTGAATATATGACCCAGTATTCCTGGGCCGAGGTCACCCGCTCGGCACTGCGCCAGCAGGCAGCAGCCAGCCAGAAAGGCGGCCTGCCCAGCTATTACGTCCCGCCGTCCGGCTTCTGAGCCGACAAACTCACAGCAAAAACAAAGCCCCGTGTGTTCCGCATCGTGAACACACGGGGCTTTTGCTTATGAGATGAATTTCCGGAAATTTCCGGTTACTTCCGGGTATGGCTCTCCCAGCCGCTGGAGGCGACCGCCTGCTGGTCCGGGGTGCACCACATGGCCTCCACGCCGTCCAGCGACTCCACCAGTTTCTGGCCCTCTTCCAGCGGCATGCAGAACAGGCCGGTGGTCAGGCAGTCGGCCATGCCGGAGTCCGGGCACAGCACAGTCACGCTGTTGAAATAGGCAGCCGGCCACAGGGTGTCCGGGTCGATCAGGTGGTGATAGCGCTTGCCGTCCACCACAAAGTAGCGCTGGTAGTCGCCGCTGGTCACCAGTGCCATGTCGCTCATGTTGATGGCGGCCCCGAACAGGGAGTCGGTGGTGTACACCTCCGAAGCGTTCCACGGGTTCTCCACGCCGCCGGTCCACTGGCTGCCGTCAGGCTTCTTGCCAATGGCACGCAGGTTGCCGCCCACGCTCACCAGTGCGCTGGTCAGGCCCCGGGCCTGCGCAGCCTGGCACACCATCTCCACGGCGTAGCCCTTGCCCACGCTGCCCACATCCAGCGACATCTCCGGGTCGGCCAGGTACACGGTCTTGGCTTGCTCGTCGATCACCACATTGTTGATGTCGCAGTGCTGGGCTGCGGCTTCCAGCTCCTCCTGAGTGGGCAGGGTGTTGTCGGCCTCGTTCTGGTGGCTCTCGGCGGCCTCACGGTAGTTGTGCCAGATGTTCAGCACGCTGCCCATGGCCACGTTCAGCTTGCCGTTTGTGGTGTCGTACATCTTCTGAGCCAGCTCCAGCATGGACAGGATGCGGTCATCCACCTGCACGGGGGCCTTGCCGGCGTTGTCGTTGATGGTTTTCACATTCACCACGCCGTCGTAGTCGTTGTAGATGTCGTACAGCTGGTTGTAAGAGATCAGGTCAGCGTGCAGGGCTTCCATCTGCTTGGTGAACTCTTCCTCGCTCTCGCAGTAGGCGATTACCTGGGTGACGGTGTCGAACACATCATAGAAGATGGTGCTGTAGCGGGTCAGCTCCTTCTGGGGCTTGGCGGCACAGCCGGCCAGCACACTCAGACAGAGCACCGCCGCCAGCAGTCCGGCGGTGAGGCGGTTGAACAGGGTGGTTTTCATCGGGTCTGGTTCTCCTTTGCTGCGGTAAAGGCGGTGTGCTCTTCCTGCAGGTGGGCCAGCAGGTCGCCGAACACCCAGCTGCGGTTGGCGGGGGTCACCACGGCCTTGAGGGGGATGTTTACCTGCGCCTGCTTCATCAGGTCCAGCAGGGTGTCCACGTCCTTGTCCTTGAAGTTGGCCAGCACCAGAGCGGACGGGTAAGCCTCCGGCTCCAGCACCAGCGTGCGGGCGGATCTGGTCTCCACTTCACCCAGCAGCTGAGCCACGGTCTTGCCGGCGTCGGCAGGGGACACGGGCAGGACCTTCATGCCAAAGGCAGGGGCCATGCCGTCCAGCTTGCCGCGGTCGCCGGCGGAAAGGTTCCAGCCCAGCGCCAGCGGCACCCCGGCATTCTGGTTGCGTGCAATATGTGCTTTCATTGAAAATACCTCGTTTCAGAAGTAAACTGCAAAATATATTATAGTATAGCACAAAACTGCGGAAAAGAAAATGAGGAAACGGCACGCAAAAAAGGCAGCGACCGTAGCCGCTGCCTTTTGGAACGCGCAGGTTCAGTTCATCTTCTTGCCGAAGAACTCGACCTCTTTGCTGACGAACTGCATCAGCTCATCGAACTGGTCGGGGGTCAGGCTCTGGGCACCGTCGCACTTGGCCTTGGCGGGGTTGTTGTGCACCTCGATCATCAGGCCGTCGGCCCCGGCGGCAACGGCAGCCTTGGCCAGCTCCGGCACCATCCAGGCGTGACCGCAGGCATGGCTGGGGTCCACCACCACGGGCAGGTGGGTCATCTTGTGCAGCATCACCACACCGGCCAGATCAAGGGTGTTGCGCATGCTGGTCTCAAAGGTGCGGATGCCGCGCTCGCAGAGGATGACATTCTCGTTGCCCTCGGCCATGATGTACTCGGCGCTCATCACGAACTCTTCCAGCGTATTGGCCAGGCCGCGCTTGAGCAGCACCGGCTTGTTCTGGCGGCCCACGGCCTTGAGCAGCTCAAAGTTCTGCATGTTGCGGGCACCCACCTGGATCAGGTCCACGTTCTCGAACAGGGGCAGGTGCTCGGTGTTCATGATCTCGGTGACGATGGGGGCACCGGTGGCGCGGCGGGCCAGCTTGAGCAGGTCCAGACCCTCGCTGCGCATGCCCTGGAAGGAGTAGGGGGAGGTGCGGGGCTTGAATGCACCGCCGCGCAGCAGAGAAGCACCGGCGGCCTTCACGCGCTGGGCGCAGTAGGTGATCTGCTCTTCACTTTCAATGCTGCAGGGGCCGGCGATGACCGCAAAGTTGCCGCCGCCGATCTTCACGCCGTCCACGTCGATGATGCTGTCGTCCGGGTGGAACTTGCGGTTGGCCTTTTTATAAGGTTCGGACACGCGGCGGCAGGTCTCCACCACGGGGTTTGCCAGTACCCAGCTTTCGGCGATGGCCTTGGTGTCGCCGATGAGGCCCAGAATATGGGTATCGCTGCCCTTGGAGTCGTTGATCTGCAGGCCCATGCCCTCCAGCTCGTGGCAGAACTCGCGCACCTGTACGTCGGGGGCATCCTGTTTCAGTACGATGATCATAGTGGTTTTGTCTCCTTTGCCTTTTCCTATCTGTGCGAAACGGCAGGGGAGACCGGCTCCTTTGCCGCAGCTTGCAACGTCAGACTTTAGTTCCCTGAAGTGATGGTGCTATGATAACACTTCAGGAAACTGAAGTCAAGAACTTTTTGAAATTTGTGCAAAAAAGCAGTTTGCAGGGGCATTTTTACAGCTTTTTGCCGGAAACTCTGCCCGGAGGGGCTGTTATTTCAAAGGGGAACGTGGTAAAATGATGGCAAGAGAACCCTCTCCGCCGTAATGACGGAGAAGG contains:
- a CDS encoding FAD:protein FMN transferase, with protein sequence MKTTLFNRLTAGLLAAVLCLSVLAGCAAKPQKELTRYSTIFYDVFDTVTQVIAYCESEEEFTKQMEALHADLISYNQLYDIYNDYDGVVNVKTINDNAGKAPVQVDDRILSMLELAQKMYDTTNGKLNVAMGSVLNIWHNYREAAESHQNEADNTLPTQEELEAAAQHCDINNVVIDEQAKTVYLADPEMSLDVGSVGKGYAVEMVCQAAQARGLTSALVSVGGNLRAIGKKPDGSQWTGGVENPWNASEVYTTDSLFGAAINMSDMALVTSGDYQRYFVVDGKRYHHLIDPDTLWPAAYFNSVTVLCPDSGMADCLTTGLFCMPLEEGQKLVESLDGVEAMWCTPDQQAVASSGWESHTRK
- the aroF gene encoding 3-deoxy-7-phosphoheptulonate synthase, with amino-acid sequence MIIVLKQDAPDVQVREFCHELEGMGLQINDSKGSDTHILGLIGDTKAIAESWVLANPVVETCRRVSEPYKKANRKFHPDDSIIDVDGVKIGGGNFAVIAGPCSIESEEQITYCAQRVKAAGASLLRGGAFKPRTSPYSFQGMRSEGLDLLKLARRATGAPIVTEIMNTEHLPLFENVDLIQVGARNMQNFELLKAVGRQNKPVLLKRGLANTLEEFVMSAEYIMAEGNENVILCERGIRTFETSMRNTLDLAGVVMLHKMTHLPVVVDPSHACGHAWMVPELAKAAVAAGADGLMIEVHNNPAKAKCDGAQSLTPDQFDELMQFVSKEVEFFGKKMN
- a CDS encoding DUF3783 domain-containing protein, whose amino-acid sequence is MKAHIARNQNAGVPLALGWNLSAGDRGKLDGMAPAFGMKVLPVSPADAGKTVAQLLGEVETRSARTLVLEPEAYPSALVLANFKDKDVDTLLDLMKQAQVNIPLKAVVTPANRSWVFGDLLAHLQEEHTAFTAAKENQTR